A genomic stretch from Actinomadura rubteroloni includes:
- the rplU gene encoding 50S ribosomal protein L21, giving the protein MYAIVRAGGRQEKVAEGDVLTVDKLTGEPGDSLTLPALLVVDGDNVVSKAADLAGYQVTAEIVGAVKGPKINIMHYRNKTGYKRRMGHRQPYTEIKITGISGK; this is encoded by the coding sequence GTGTACGCGATTGTCCGCGCAGGCGGCAGGCAGGAGAAGGTCGCCGAGGGCGACGTTCTCACCGTCGACAAGCTGACCGGCGAGCCGGGTGACTCGCTGACCCTTCCGGCGCTGCTGGTCGTCGACGGCGACAACGTCGTCAGCAAGGCCGCCGACCTGGCCGGGTACCAGGTGACCGCCGAGATCGTCGGCGCCGTCAAGGGCCCGAAGATCAACATCATGCACTACCGGAACAAGACCGGGTACAAGCGGCGGATGGGTCACCGCCAGCCGTACACCGAGATCAAGATCACCGGTATCTCCGGGAAGTAA
- the rpmA gene encoding 50S ribosomal protein L27: MAHKKGASSSRNGRDSNAQRLGVKRFGGQVVNAGEIIVRQRGTHFHPGPGVGRGGDDTLFALVEGAVKFGRYRGRNAVSIVPAE, encoded by the coding sequence ATGGCACACAAGAAGGGCGCATCGTCCAGCCGGAACGGTCGTGACTCCAACGCCCAGCGGCTCGGTGTCAAGCGCTTCGGCGGCCAGGTGGTCAACGCCGGCGAGATCATCGTCCGCCAGCGCGGCACCCACTTCCACCCGGGACCGGGCGTGGGCCGTGGCGGCGACGACACATTGTTCGCGCTGGTCGAGGGCGCGGTGAAGTTCGGGCGCTACCGTGGCCGTAACGCCGTGAGCATCGTCCCGGCGGAATAG